AGCGCGAGTCAGCCGCCACATAAGAGCTGTCCCCATGCTAAGAGCAACCATCACCAACGCGATCCAAACCTTACTGCGCTGCCTCATGAAATCATCCCTTTTGTCGGGTGTACCGAGGCGTATCATAACATGATTTAGACAGGTGAAAGGATTTTTCTGAAATGGTAGGGAGCGTTAGCCATAGGTGTTGGGTCAACATCTCTAGGGGGAAAGGGGGACGCGGACGCGCTGTAGCACGTCCCTACAAGGGTGCGGTGGGGGATGGAATCCTAGACGAGGTTGTGTTTGGCAGCGAGGACAATTGCCTCGGCGCGGGTCTGGACGCCCATCTTGCCGAGGATATTTGTCAGGTGAAATTTTACCGTTGAGGGGCTGATCACTAGCCGATCTGCAATTTCCTTCAGGCTAAACCCCGCTGACATATCGCGCAGCACTTCCCGTTCGCGTTCCGTCAAGCCGAAATCGTCGCCGCGTTCGCCATCGGTGTTGAAAAGCAGCCGATCCGCAATGGACTTTGAGAAAATGATGCTCCCATTGTGTGCGGCGCGGATCGTCGCCGCCAGATCGCTGTGGAGCGCCCCTTTCAAGATGTAGCCCACTGCCCCATGTTGCAGCATCCCGTGAACGCTTTCGTCGTCCTGAAAGCTGGAGAGAACGAGGATTTTTACGGTGGGAAAGCGTGCCATAATCGTCTGGGTTGCTTCCACACCGTTCATGATCGGCATCATGACATCCATCAAAACGATGTCGGGCATATACTGCTCACAGAGCATGATCGCTTCTTCGCCGTTTGCTCCATGCCCAATAAGGTGGATGTCAGACGCGCCATGCAGTGCCAATGTGACGAGTTCATGTGTGGTGAGGTGATCATCAACCAAGACCACTCGGATTGGGTGGGAGGTGTCCATATGATGTTGAACCCTTCAACCTTGTGAGCGATCTCTATTATATACGTAACGCACCTTACGCACAGACCCTCATCCCCTAGCCCCCTCAGCCCGCTACATGGGAGAGGGGGATTCTCTTGGGCAGGGGCGCTGCCCGTTCCCACCCTTTTATGCGGCTAATCTCAGGGAGAATCAC
The genomic region above belongs to Anaerolineales bacterium and contains:
- a CDS encoding response regulator transcription factor, giving the protein MDTSHPIRVVLVDDHLTTHELVTLALHGASDIHLIGHGANGEEAIMLCEQYMPDIVLMDVMMPIMNGVEATQTIMARFPTVKILVLSSFQDDESVHGMLQHGAVGYILKGALHSDLAATIRAAHNGSIIFSKSIADRLLFNTDGERGDDFGLTEREREVLRDMSAGFSLKEIADRLVISPSTVKFHLTNILGKMGVQTRAEAIVLAAKHNLV